The Cellulomonas sp. S1-8 genome has a window encoding:
- a CDS encoding LLM class flavin-dependent oxidoreductase translates to MLEQFHPREAVELSAYAEQHGFSGVMAADHFAPWVPAQGQSSFVWNVLAAVGENTTGDLGPGVTAPTFRWHPAMVAQASATLAAMYPGRHWLGLGSGEALNEHVVAGYWPEAPERINRMFEAIDIIKKLFSASLADGIITVGAPLEKITGLFGKFAEGAREAGKDPDTMPKVLQLHLSWAETDEVALANAMHEWPNGGMKFPKADIRSPFDFEQMAKLVRPEDFEGRMVISSDPDVHRAEIQKYVDLGFDRIYLHNVGRNQREWIEVFGRDVLPHLAR, encoded by the coding sequence ATGCTGGAGCAGTTCCACCCGCGCGAGGCGGTGGAGCTCTCGGCGTACGCCGAGCAGCACGGGTTCTCCGGGGTCATGGCCGCGGACCACTTCGCGCCGTGGGTGCCCGCGCAGGGGCAGTCCTCGTTCGTGTGGAACGTGCTGGCGGCGGTCGGCGAGAACACGACGGGCGACCTCGGCCCCGGGGTCACCGCGCCGACGTTCCGCTGGCACCCCGCGATGGTCGCGCAGGCGTCCGCGACGCTCGCCGCGATGTACCCGGGGAGGCACTGGCTGGGCCTGGGCTCCGGCGAGGCGCTGAACGAGCACGTCGTGGCCGGCTACTGGCCCGAGGCGCCCGAGCGCATCAACCGCATGTTCGAGGCCATCGACATCATCAAGAAGCTGTTCTCGGCGTCGCTCGCCGACGGCATCATCACGGTCGGCGCGCCGCTGGAGAAGATCACCGGGCTGTTCGGCAAGTTCGCCGAGGGCGCGCGCGAGGCCGGCAAGGACCCCGACACGATGCCCAAGGTGCTGCAGCTGCACCTGTCGTGGGCCGAGACCGACGAGGTGGCACTCGCGAACGCGATGCACGAGTGGCCCAACGGCGGCATGAAGTTCCCCAAGGCCGACATCCGCTCGCCGTTCGACTTCGAGCAGATGGCCAAGCTCGTCCGGCCCGAGGACTTCGAGGGACGCATGGTGATCTCGTCGGACCCCGACGTGCACCGCGCCGAGATCCAGAAGTACGTCGACCTCGGGTTCGACCGCATCTACCTGCACAACGTCGGCCGCAACCAGCGCGAGTGGATCGAGGTCTTCGGCCGCGACGTGCTGCCCCACCTCGCGCGGTGA
- a CDS encoding DUF3105 domain-containing protein encodes MSTTSKRDDERAARLARIRAEQSRTTRRRTWLVGGIVGVLVLALISATAFVLVGEARRASQLEAQAAAEIEGVETFGEMSFDHVETQVDYPQTPPVGGEHNAAWQNCGIYTDPVVNEHAVHSLEHGAVWITHDPELPADEVAALHALAEGESYVLVSPFPGLPSPVVATAWGFQLQTDSADDDRLPVFVRKYLLNPELPEAGALCSNGVGTPA; translated from the coding sequence ATGAGCACGACCTCGAAGCGCGACGACGAGCGCGCGGCCCGGCTCGCCCGGATCCGCGCGGAGCAGAGCCGCACCACACGGCGCCGCACGTGGCTGGTCGGCGGCATCGTCGGTGTCCTCGTCCTGGCGCTGATCTCCGCGACGGCGTTCGTGCTCGTCGGGGAGGCGCGCCGCGCCTCCCAGCTCGAGGCGCAGGCCGCAGCCGAGATCGAGGGCGTCGAGACCTTCGGGGAGATGTCGTTCGACCACGTCGAGACCCAGGTCGACTACCCGCAGACCCCGCCCGTCGGCGGCGAGCACAACGCGGCGTGGCAGAACTGCGGCATCTACACCGACCCCGTCGTGAACGAGCACGCCGTGCACTCGCTCGAGCACGGCGCCGTGTGGATCACGCACGACCCGGAGCTGCCGGCCGACGAGGTCGCCGCGCTGCACGCGCTCGCCGAGGGCGAGTCGTACGTCCTGGTCTCGCCGTTCCCGGGCCTGCCCTCCCCCGTCGTCGCCACCGCCTGGGGCTTCCAGCTGCAGACCGACTCCGCGGACGACGACCGGCTGCCCGTGTTCGTGCGCAAGTACCTGCTGAACCCCGAGCTGCCCGAGGCCGGCGCGCTGTGCAGCAACGGGGTCGGCACACCGGCGTGA
- the cofE gene encoding coenzyme F420-0:L-glutamate ligase — MSVGELRVWAPDGIREVVPGDDLVALLVAALHADAAHDPGHALVDGDLVVVTSKVVSKAEGRVIDADDRERAITDETVRVVATREHAGGVTRIVENHLGLVMAAAGVDASNTPEGTVLLLPVDPDASARALRAGLVAAFGVRLGVLVTDTAGRPWRQGVTDLAIGAAGVEVLDDLRGQLDTFGRPLTMTVAAVADEVASAAELVKGKASGRPVAVVRGVGHVVTDDDGPGARLLVRTGPDDMFHQGSAEAYAQGWKDALERPGR, encoded by the coding sequence GTGAGCGTGGGGGAGCTGCGGGTCTGGGCGCCCGACGGCATCCGCGAGGTCGTCCCCGGCGACGACCTCGTCGCGCTGCTCGTCGCGGCGCTGCACGCGGACGCCGCCCACGACCCGGGCCACGCGCTCGTCGACGGTGACCTCGTCGTCGTCACGAGCAAGGTCGTGTCCAAGGCCGAGGGTCGGGTGATCGACGCCGACGACCGCGAGCGCGCGATCACGGACGAGACCGTGCGGGTCGTGGCGACGCGCGAGCACGCCGGCGGCGTCACGCGGATCGTCGAGAACCACCTGGGCCTGGTCATGGCCGCCGCCGGGGTGGACGCGTCGAACACGCCCGAGGGCACGGTCCTGCTGCTGCCCGTCGACCCGGACGCGTCGGCGCGCGCGCTGCGGGCCGGGCTGGTGGCCGCGTTCGGCGTGCGGCTGGGGGTCCTGGTCACCGACACCGCCGGCCGGCCGTGGCGGCAGGGCGTCACCGACCTGGCCATCGGCGCGGCAGGCGTCGAGGTGCTCGACGACCTGCGGGGTCAGCTCGACACGTTCGGCCGGCCGCTGACGATGACCGTCGCCGCCGTCGCCGACGAGGTCGCCTCGGCCGCGGAGCTCGTCAAGGGCAAGGCGTCGGGGCGTCCCGTCGCCGTGGTGCGCGGCGTGGGCCACGTCGTCACCGACGACGACGGCCCGGGGGCGCGTCTGCTGGTGCGCACCGGGCCGGACGACATGTTCCACCAGGGGTCCGCCGAGGCGTACGCGCAGGGGTGGAAGGACGCGCTGGAGCGTCCGGGGCGGTAG
- a CDS encoding DUF305 domain-containing protein, with protein sequence MSDEPATPPVTSSAPRSAFSEAFAGITGTARAVVAVLVLLAALVGLAVGATLVARPDAATPTDDSVDAGFARDMQAHHAQAVELSILVRDRSDDDTLRAIALDVLTIQQQQIGQMAAWLRLWGLPAAAPDGPMAWMADDADHGHASGGALADMPGWVSTQDMNRLRAADGVEAERLFLTLMIDHHAGGVQMARHAVDHAHHPEVVRFAQGVVDSQTREQVVLQDLLDARGGALPD encoded by the coding sequence GTGAGCGACGAGCCCGCGACCCCACCGGTCACGAGCAGCGCCCCCCGGTCCGCCTTCAGCGAGGCGTTCGCCGGGATCACCGGCACGGCCCGGGCGGTCGTCGCCGTGCTCGTCCTGCTCGCGGCGCTCGTCGGTCTCGCGGTCGGCGCGACGCTGGTGGCCCGGCCGGACGCGGCCACCCCGACGGACGACTCGGTCGACGCCGGGTTCGCCCGCGACATGCAGGCGCACCACGCCCAGGCGGTCGAGCTGTCGATCCTGGTCCGTGACCGGTCGGACGACGACACGCTGCGCGCGATCGCCCTCGACGTCCTGACGATCCAGCAGCAGCAGATCGGCCAGATGGCCGCGTGGCTGCGGCTGTGGGGCCTGCCGGCCGCCGCGCCCGACGGCCCCATGGCGTGGATGGCCGACGACGCGGACCACGGACACGCGTCCGGCGGCGCGCTCGCCGACATGCCGGGGTGGGTCTCGACACAGGACATGAACCGGCTGCGTGCCGCCGACGGCGTCGAGGCCGAGCGGCTGTTCCTCACCCTGATGATCGACCACCACGCGGGCGGGGTGCAGATGGCGCGGCACGCCGTCGACCACGCGCACCACCCCGAGGTCGTGCGGTTCGCGCAGGGCGTCGTCGACTCCCAGACGCGCGAGCAGGTCGTGCTGCAGGACCTGCTCGACGCGCGCGGCGGGGCGCTGCCGGACTGA
- a CDS encoding uridine kinase, translating into MLVRPTTPAALVAHVADLVRAEPGRRRVLVDGAHPLGAAALADALVEPLRAAGRAVVRVRADDFLRPASVRYEHGREDPDAYLEDRLDTGALAREVLDPFAVDGTHLPALWDATRDRATRAPRTRAPDGAVLVVDGELLLGRGLAADLTVHLAVRPTTLARRLGDAHAWQRPAFARYDAEVAPQDVADVVVRVDDPRHPALVER; encoded by the coding sequence GTGCTCGTGCGTCCGACGACCCCCGCCGCGCTCGTCGCGCACGTGGCCGACCTCGTGCGCGCCGAGCCGGGGCGCCGGCGTGTGCTCGTCGACGGCGCCCACCCGCTGGGAGCCGCCGCGCTCGCCGACGCGCTCGTCGAGCCGCTGCGAGCCGCGGGACGTGCCGTCGTGCGCGTGCGCGCCGACGACTTCCTGCGCCCGGCGTCGGTGCGCTACGAGCACGGGCGCGAGGACCCCGACGCCTACCTCGAGGACCGGCTCGACACCGGCGCGCTCGCGCGTGAGGTGCTCGACCCGTTCGCGGTCGACGGCACGCACCTGCCCGCGCTGTGGGACGCGACCCGCGACCGGGCGACCCGCGCGCCCCGGACCCGGGCACCCGACGGCGCGGTGCTGGTCGTCGACGGCGAGCTGCTCCTGGGGCGCGGGCTCGCGGCGGACCTGACGGTGCACCTGGCGGTGCGCCCGACGACCCTCGCGCGGCGGCTCGGCGACGCGCACGCCTGGCAGCGGCCCGCGTTCGCGCGCTACGACGCCGAGGTCGCACCGCAGGACGTCGCCGACGTGGTCGTGCGCGTCGACGACCCGCGGCACCCGGCCCTCGTCGAACGCTGA
- a CDS encoding ABC transporter substrate-binding protein → MRHHLLLGTLAAALLATTACTSGSGDAATAGGDELALVNAGSLTVCTNPPYEPFEFEDDNGDVVGLDIDLAQEVADDLGVELRTVVTPFDSIQSGASLNTDACDLVASGLTITDERAEKFDFSAPYFDADQGLLVAEDSGLDDVESLAGAKVAVQMATTGETWAQEQDLTTVQFEDLGLQVQALRTGQVDAVINDIAVLGPFVAQGFEVATTFPTGEQYGLGVRQGNAALLDAVNATLARIAQDGTYDAIYTTRIGTAPAAD, encoded by the coding sequence ATGCGTCACCACCTGCTCCTCGGCACCCTCGCCGCCGCCCTGCTCGCCACGACGGCCTGCACCTCCGGTTCAGGGGACGCCGCGACGGCGGGCGGTGACGAGCTCGCGCTGGTGAACGCAGGCTCCCTCACCGTCTGCACCAACCCGCCCTACGAGCCGTTCGAGTTCGAGGACGACAACGGCGACGTCGTCGGCCTCGACATCGACCTCGCGCAGGAGGTCGCCGACGACCTCGGCGTGGAGCTGCGGACCGTCGTCACGCCGTTCGACTCGATCCAGTCCGGCGCGTCGCTGAACACCGACGCGTGCGACCTGGTCGCCTCGGGCCTCACGATCACGGACGAGCGCGCCGAGAAGTTCGACTTCTCCGCGCCGTACTTCGACGCCGACCAGGGCCTGCTCGTCGCCGAGGACTCCGGGCTCGACGACGTGGAGTCGCTCGCCGGCGCGAAGGTCGCCGTGCAGATGGCGACCACGGGCGAGACCTGGGCCCAGGAGCAGGACCTGACGACCGTGCAGTTCGAGGACCTGGGGCTGCAGGTGCAGGCGCTGCGCACCGGTCAGGTCGACGCGGTGATCAACGACATCGCGGTGCTCGGACCCTTCGTCGCGCAGGGCTTCGAGGTCGCCACGACCTTCCCGACGGGCGAGCAGTACGGCCTGGGCGTCCGGCAGGGCAACGCCGCGCTGCTCGACGCCGTGAACGCCACGCTCGCGCGCATCGCGCAGGACGGCACGTACGACGCGATCTACACGACGCGCATCGGCACCGCACCCGCCGCCGACTGA
- a CDS encoding CGNR zinc finger domain-containing protein, which translates to MVFARDTEMNLQAASELVNTARRRDGRDAMSTVDELDDYFTRWGYTGRHDRDDDEVAQVRAARDRIALLWDVDRDEAADLVNAMLRESDAVPFLVRHDAVDWHLHATAPGAALATVIVVETAMGVVDVVRSDEYARMKVCEGDGCRAVLVDLSRNRSRRFCDVNHCGNRAHVAAYRARQAG; encoded by the coding sequence ATGGTTTTCGCTCGTGACACCGAGATGAACCTGCAGGCCGCCTCCGAGCTGGTCAACACCGCGCGCCGCCGCGACGGGCGCGACGCCATGAGCACGGTCGACGAGCTCGACGACTACTTCACGCGCTGGGGCTACACCGGCCGGCACGACCGCGACGACGACGAGGTCGCGCAGGTGCGCGCGGCGCGCGACCGGATCGCGCTGCTCTGGGACGTCGACCGCGACGAGGCCGCGGACCTCGTCAACGCGATGCTGCGCGAGTCGGACGCCGTGCCGTTCCTCGTCCGCCACGACGCCGTCGACTGGCACCTGCACGCGACGGCACCCGGCGCCGCCCTCGCCACCGTGATCGTCGTCGAGACCGCGATGGGCGTCGTCGACGTCGTGCGGTCCGACGAGTACGCGCGCATGAAGGTCTGCGAGGGCGACGGGTGCCGGGCCGTCCTGGTCGACCTCTCGCGCAACCGGTCCCGCCGCTTCTGCGACGTGAACCACTGCGGCAACCGCGCGCACGTCGCCGCGTACCGCGCGCGCCAGGCCGGCTGA
- a CDS encoding NAD(P)-dependent alcohol dehydrogenase gives MRTTSRTTTSRPTATMTAVVCDRYGPPDVLHAARVPVPEPGTQDVVVAVHAVAVSRAETAFRAADPAFARLASGLLRPRHRVLGGTLAGVVTAVGADAAPWRVGDRVVVQTGMAMGGYAEQVRVPAGHVVLLPDDVTDDDAVAVVEGGLTALPFVRDYARARPGLRLLVNGAAGAVGASAVQLGAHLGATVTAVCGPAHADLVAGLGAADVVDRSRTPLERLTGTYDVVLDAVGTSSPRACRHLLDAHGSYLTTVPTIGTLVRTATRRWERGRTAAVGFTGLRPVPDQRADMEVLVGLLRDGQVRAVVDRTYPLGGAAAAHAYVDTGSKAGSVLLHP, from the coding sequence GTGCGCACCACCAGCCGCACCACCACGTCCCGTCCGACCGCCACCATGACCGCCGTCGTGTGCGACCGCTACGGCCCGCCCGACGTCCTGCACGCGGCGCGCGTGCCCGTCCCGGAGCCCGGGACGCAGGACGTCGTCGTCGCCGTGCACGCCGTCGCCGTGAGCCGGGCGGAGACCGCGTTCCGGGCCGCCGACCCGGCGTTCGCACGGCTCGCGTCCGGGCTGCTGCGTCCCCGCCACCGGGTGCTCGGCGGCACCCTTGCGGGCGTCGTCACGGCCGTCGGTGCCGACGCCGCCCCGTGGCGCGTCGGCGACCGCGTGGTCGTCCAGACCGGGATGGCCATGGGCGGCTACGCCGAGCAGGTCCGCGTCCCCGCCGGACACGTCGTGCTCCTGCCCGACGACGTGACGGACGACGACGCGGTAGCCGTCGTCGAGGGCGGGCTCACCGCGCTGCCGTTCGTCCGCGACTACGCACGTGCGCGGCCCGGCCTGCGGCTGCTCGTCAACGGCGCCGCCGGGGCCGTCGGCGCCTCCGCGGTCCAGCTCGGCGCGCACCTGGGTGCCACGGTGACCGCGGTCTGCGGACCCGCGCACGCCGACCTCGTCGCGGGCCTCGGCGCGGCCGACGTCGTCGACCGCTCCCGCACTCCGCTCGAGCGGCTCACCGGGACCTACGACGTCGTGCTCGACGCGGTCGGGACCAGCTCGCCGCGCGCGTGCCGCCACCTGCTCGACGCCCACGGCAGCTACCTCACGACGGTCCCGACGATCGGCACGCTGGTGCGGACCGCGACCCGCAGGTGGGAACGCGGCCGCACCGCGGCCGTCGGGTTCACCGGGCTACGGCCGGTGCCCGACCAGCGTGCCGACATGGAGGTGCTCGTGGGTCTGCTGCGCGACGGGCAGGTGCGGGCCGTCGTCGACCGGACCTACCCGCTCGGCGGGGCCGCCGCCGCCCACGCGTACGTCGACACCGGGAGCAAGGCGGGATCGGTGCTGCTGCACCCGTGA
- the valS gene encoding valine--tRNA ligase — protein MSDLTRPDAPTSAHAARQVPDKVTVDGLEDRWSQAWADAGTYTFDRTAEREQVYSIDTPPPTVSGSLHVGHVFSYTHTDVVARFQRMRGRQVMYPMGWDDNGLPTERRVQNYYGVRCDPSLPYVEGFVPPHEGGEGKSIKPGDQVPVSRRNFIELCERLSGEDELQFEALWRRLGLSVDWSMTYQTIGATARAVSQRAFLRNLGRNEAYQAEAPGLWDVTFQTAVAQAELEARDYPGAFHKVAFHRPDGEAVVIETTRPELLPSCVALIAHPDDERYQHLFGTTVTSPLFGVEVPVLAHPLAEPDKGAGIAMCCTFGDLTDVQWWRELRLPTRSVVGRDGRVLRDTPEWLTSQAGRAVYGELAGKTTFSAREAVVAGLRESGDLLGEPVATQRKANFYEKGDKPLEIVTSRQWYIRNGGRDEDLRADLLARGRELGFHPDFMRVRYDNWVGGLNGDWLVSRQRFFGVPIPVWYPIDEQGEPRYDSPLVPGEAALPVDPSSDVPAGYTADQRGVPGGFVGDPDIMDTWATSSLTPQIVCGWLDDPDLFSRTFPMDLRPQGQDIIRTWLFSTVVRAHLEEGTLPWKHAAISGWILDPDRKKMSKSKGNVVTPMGLLEEHGSDAVRYWAASARLGTDAAFEVGQMKIGRRLAIKVLNASKFVLSFGAADEPVPLDPALVTQPLDRAMLAGLADVVDQATAALEGYDHTRALELTETFFWTFCDDYLELVKDRAYGAGAATADVTPATASARAALGIALDTLLRLFAPVLPFATEEVWSWWREGTVHRAPWPTSAGLRDAAAGTDPGLVAGAGAALAALRKVKSEAKVSMRTPVEHAVLHVPDALRAGVEAALDDVRNAGRATGTLEITAGDGETVVAQDARLGEAVAR, from the coding sequence ATGAGCGACCTGACCCGACCCGACGCCCCGACGAGCGCCCACGCCGCCCGCCAGGTACCGGACAAGGTCACGGTGGACGGCCTCGAGGACCGCTGGTCGCAGGCCTGGGCGGACGCCGGCACCTACACGTTCGACCGCACCGCCGAGCGCGAGCAGGTCTACTCGATCGACACCCCGCCCCCGACGGTCTCCGGCTCGCTGCACGTCGGCCACGTGTTCTCCTACACGCACACCGACGTCGTCGCCCGATTCCAGCGGATGCGCGGCCGCCAGGTCATGTACCCCATGGGCTGGGACGACAACGGCCTGCCCACCGAGCGCCGCGTCCAGAACTACTACGGCGTCCGCTGCGACCCGTCGCTGCCCTACGTCGAGGGCTTCGTGCCCCCGCACGAGGGCGGCGAGGGCAAGTCGATCAAGCCCGGTGACCAGGTGCCGGTCTCGCGCCGCAACTTCATCGAGCTGTGCGAGCGGCTCTCGGGCGAGGACGAGCTGCAGTTCGAGGCCCTGTGGCGTCGCCTCGGCCTGTCCGTCGACTGGTCGATGACCTACCAGACCATCGGTGCGACCGCCCGGGCGGTGTCGCAGCGCGCGTTCCTGCGCAACCTGGGCCGCAACGAGGCGTACCAGGCCGAGGCGCCCGGGCTGTGGGACGTGACGTTCCAGACCGCCGTCGCGCAGGCCGAGCTCGAGGCGCGCGACTACCCGGGCGCGTTCCACAAGGTCGCCTTCCACCGCCCGGACGGCGAGGCGGTCGTCATCGAGACCACCCGCCCCGAGCTGCTGCCCTCGTGCGTCGCGCTCATCGCGCACCCCGACGACGAGCGGTACCAGCACCTGTTCGGGACCACCGTGACCAGCCCGCTGTTCGGCGTCGAGGTGCCCGTCCTCGCGCACCCCCTGGCGGAGCCCGACAAGGGCGCCGGCATCGCGATGTGCTGCACCTTCGGCGACCTCACCGACGTGCAGTGGTGGCGCGAGCTGCGCCTGCCGACGCGCTCGGTGGTGGGCCGCGACGGCCGCGTGCTGCGCGACACCCCGGAGTGGCTGACGTCGCAGGCGGGACGGGCGGTCTACGGCGAGCTGGCCGGCAAGACGACGTTCAGCGCGCGCGAGGCCGTCGTGGCCGGGCTGCGCGAGTCCGGTGACCTGCTGGGTGAGCCGGTGGCGACGCAGCGCAAGGCGAACTTCTACGAGAAGGGCGACAAGCCCCTCGAGATCGTCACGAGCCGTCAGTGGTACATCCGCAACGGCGGGCGCGACGAGGACCTGCGCGCGGACCTGCTGGCGCGGGGTCGTGAGCTGGGCTTCCACCCCGACTTCATGCGGGTGCGCTACGACAACTGGGTCGGCGGGCTCAACGGCGACTGGCTGGTGTCGCGCCAGCGGTTCTTCGGCGTCCCGATCCCCGTGTGGTACCCGATCGACGAGCAGGGCGAGCCCCGGTACGACTCCCCGCTGGTGCCCGGCGAGGCCGCGCTGCCCGTCGACCCGTCGAGCGACGTCCCGGCGGGCTACACCGCCGACCAGCGCGGCGTGCCGGGCGGGTTCGTCGGGGACCCCGACATCATGGACACCTGGGCGACGAGCTCCCTGACCCCGCAGATCGTGTGCGGCTGGCTCGACGACCCCGACCTGTTCTCCCGGACGTTCCCCATGGACCTGCGCCCCCAGGGGCAGGACATCATCCGCACCTGGCTGTTCTCCACCGTGGTGCGTGCTCACCTCGAGGAGGGCACGCTGCCGTGGAAGCACGCCGCGATCAGCGGGTGGATCCTCGACCCCGACCGCAAGAAGATGAGCAAGTCCAAGGGCAACGTCGTCACGCCCATGGGCCTGCTCGAGGAGCACGGCTCCGACGCCGTGCGCTACTGGGCGGCCAGCGCGCGCCTGGGCACCGACGCGGCGTTCGAGGTCGGGCAGATGAAGATCGGTCGCCGCCTGGCGATCAAGGTGCTCAACGCGAGCAAGTTCGTCCTGTCGTTCGGTGCGGCCGACGAGCCGGTCCCGCTCGACCCCGCGCTGGTCACGCAGCCCCTGGACCGCGCGATGCTCGCGGGCCTCGCAGACGTCGTCGACCAGGCCACGGCGGCGCTCGAGGGGTACGACCACACCCGCGCCCTGGAGCTGACCGAGACGTTCTTCTGGACGTTCTGCGATGACTACCTCGAGCTGGTCAAGGACCGCGCCTACGGGGCCGGTGCGGCCACCGCCGACGTGACCCCCGCGACCGCGTCGGCACGCGCCGCGCTGGGGATCGCGCTCGACACGCTGCTGCGCCTGTTCGCGCCCGTGCTGCCCTTCGCGACCGAGGAGGTCTGGTCGTGGTGGCGCGAGGGCACGGTGCACCGCGCGCCGTGGCCGACGAGCGCCGGCCTGCGCGACGCCGCGGCCGGCACCGATCCCGGACTGGTCGCGGGGGCCGGCGCCGCGCTGGCGGCGCTGCGCAAGGTGAAGTCCGAGGCGAAGGTGTCGATGCGCACGCCCGTCGAGCACGCCGTGCTGCACGTCCCGGACGCGCTGCGGGCCGGCGTGGAGGCCGCGCTGGACGACGTGCGCAACGCGGGGCGCGCGACGGGCACGCTCGAGATCACCGCCGGGGACGGCGAGACCGTCGTGGCGCAGGACGCGCGCCTCGGCGAGGCCGTCGCCCGCTGA
- a CDS encoding EamA family transporter, with protein MQGTGTRGVGIAAGLIAALAFATSGPVVKPLLAAGWSPGAAILVRLTIGAVLLAGPALWALRGRWAALRSDWSTVVGLGLLGVAGASTMYFFAVERLPVAVALLVEYTGPLLLLLWAWARTGRVPARATLVGASLAMGGLVLVLDVTGSVRLDPVGLLFAGAAAIGNAAYFAFTARPIALPPVSLAGAAMTVGAAVVALLALVGALPIEAPDVRVDLLGAQVHWMVPLLIVGAVPTAFAYGISAVSVRLLGERLASFLALSEVLLAVALAWVLLGEQPLVVQGVGALLVVAGVALVRSGSDRDVERGATPPPAVEVRAERAPEPV; from the coding sequence ATGCAGGGCACCGGGACGCGTGGGGTCGGCATCGCCGCGGGGCTGATCGCCGCGCTCGCGTTCGCGACGAGCGGGCCGGTCGTCAAGCCGCTGCTCGCCGCGGGCTGGAGCCCGGGCGCCGCCATCCTCGTACGGCTGACCATCGGCGCGGTGCTGCTCGCCGGGCCCGCGCTGTGGGCGCTGCGCGGACGCTGGGCCGCGCTGCGGTCCGACTGGTCGACCGTGGTCGGGCTCGGCCTGCTGGGCGTCGCCGGCGCGTCCACCATGTACTTCTTCGCGGTCGAGCGGCTGCCCGTCGCGGTCGCGCTGCTGGTCGAGTACACCGGGCCGCTCCTGCTGCTGCTGTGGGCCTGGGCGCGCACCGGCCGCGTGCCCGCGCGGGCGACCCTCGTCGGCGCGTCGCTCGCCATGGGCGGCCTCGTGCTGGTGCTGGACGTGACCGGCAGCGTGCGCCTCGACCCCGTCGGCCTGCTCTTCGCGGGGGCCGCCGCGATCGGCAACGCCGCCTACTTCGCGTTCACGGCGCGACCTATCGCACTGCCGCCGGTCAGCCTGGCCGGGGCTGCCATGACCGTCGGCGCCGCCGTCGTCGCGCTGCTCGCGCTCGTCGGCGCGCTGCCGATCGAGGCCCCTGACGTGCGCGTGGACCTGCTGGGCGCGCAGGTGCACTGGATGGTGCCGCTGCTGATCGTCGGGGCCGTGCCGACCGCCTTCGCCTACGGGATCTCGGCGGTGTCCGTGCGGCTGCTGGGGGAGCGGCTCGCGTCGTTCCTCGCGCTGTCCGAGGTGCTGCTGGCCGTCGCGCTGGCGTGGGTGCTGCTGGGGGAGCAGCCGCTGGTGGTGCAGGGGGTCGGCGCCCTCCTCGTGGTCGCGGGCGTCGCGCTCGTGCGCTCCGGGTCCGACCGTGACGTCGAGCGCGGTGCGACGCCGCCGCCGGCCGTCGAGGTCCGCGCCGAGCGGGCGCCCGAGCCCGTCTGA
- a CDS encoding helix-turn-helix transcriptional regulator — MGGRPTRVTNRIRLLRAARDDMTQADLAARLGVTRQTVIAIEQGRYSPSLETAFQIARVLGVPLDEVFDYPDDEN, encoded by the coding sequence GTGGGTGGCCGACCGACCCGCGTCACCAACCGCATCCGCCTGCTGCGCGCCGCCCGCGACGACATGACGCAGGCCGATCTCGCGGCACGCCTCGGCGTGACCCGGCAGACCGTCATCGCGATCGAGCAGGGCCGGTACTCGCCGTCCCTCGAGACCGCCTTCCAGATCGCGCGGGTGCTCGGGGTCCCGCTCGACGAGGTGTTCGACTACCCCGACGACGAGAACTGA